A segment of the Anaerolineae bacterium genome:
ATTTCGCGATCAGGTTAGCCGAAATCGCAAACTTGACTCAATCCATTCATCTTTCCCTTCCCAATTAAAGCGAGTAGCAGACGGTTTGTTGGAGAGCGGATGCGTTCGTTTTGGTCAGTTTACCCTGAAATCGGGCATCATCTCACCGATTTATATTGATCTACGCCGCCTGATTGGTTACCCCTCCCTGATGGTTGAGGTGGCTTCTGCCTATCTACCCATTTTGGCGCAGTTGAACTTTGACCGTCTGGCAGCCATCCCGTACGCAGCTTTGCCGATTGCAGCTGCCATTAGCCTGCAGGCGGGTTATCCATGGATATATCCCCGCCGCGAAGCCAAGGAATATGGCACGAAAGCCGAAATCGAGGGCGAATTTCAAGCAGGTGAACGGGTGGTGCTCATAGATGATCTGGCAACTACTGGTGGAAGCAAATTCGAAGGGATTGAGAAGCTGACTCAGGCCGGTTTGGTTGTCAAGGACGTGGTGGTTTTAATCGATCGCCAGTCGGGAGCAGCCGAAGCGTTGGCTGAGCGAGGCTACGCTTTGCACAGCGTTTTCCGCCTGAGTGAATTATTGGATCATTGGCAGATGCAGGGCAAACTTGACGCTCAAACCTGTCAGCAAGTCCGCGAATTTCTGCAAAAGACAGGCCAGGCATGAGACTTTATCCGCTGGTTCGGGAAATCCTTTTCCGCTTTGAACCCGAACTGGTTCATAAGCTGATCCTGACCTTGATTGGAACCAGCGGGCGTATCCCGCCGATTGCCTTTGTCCTGAAAAGTCTTTTTTCGGTGTCGCCTCAGCCGGTAACCTGCTTTGGAGTGACTTTCCCAAATTTCGTAGGGCTGGCAGCCGGCTATGACAAGGACGGCAGCGCCTGGCGAGGACTGGCGTGTTTGGGGTTTGGGCATATTGAAGTCGGCACCGTGACCCTCAAGCCGCAACCTGGCAATCCAAAGCCGCGTCTCTTTCGCCTGCCGGAAGCGCAAGCTCTCATCAATCGCATGGGCTTTCCAGGGCGAGGAGCAGAAGTTGTTGCCCGTCAGCTTCGCAGGCAACTTCCAACAGAAGTCATTCTGGGGGTAAATTTGGGCAAAAACAAGGATACGCCGCTGGAACGAGCTGCGGAAGATTATCTGGCATTGTTTGACATTTTTGCGCCTTTAGCAGATTATTTAGTCGTCAATGTCAGTTCTCCGAACACGGTAGGGTTGCGCCAATTGCAAGCCCGTCAGGCGTTAGAGGAACTGTTGAGCAATCTAAATCTGCGCCGGTCTCAAGCCCAACCCGAGATAGGCAGACGGATACCCATCCTGGTGAAAATCGCTCCGGACTTGAGCGATGCTGAACTGGATGATGTCCTGGACGTTATTCAGAACCAGGCTATGGATGGGGTGATCGCTACAAATACGACAATCCAACGGCAGGGATTGATCCCAGATGTTTTGAAGCTAAGCCCTCGGGCTTCCGAAAGCGGAGGATTGAGCGGCTTACCTTTGTTCTCTTTAAGTCTTTCGATGGTGAAAAAGATTCGTCGGCGGTGGGGTACAGACCTTCCGGTGATCGGCGTGGGCGGGATTATGGGCGCAGAACAGGCAAAGGCAATGTTGGAAGCAGGAGCTAATCTGCTCCAGGTCTATACAGGGTTGGTCTATCGCGGGCCTGGTTTGGTCAGGGAGATTGTAAACCAATAGAAATTGATTCTCACCCTCGTCTCCTCTCCCACAACACCGGAGAGGAGACGTTTTATCATCCTGCTAAGGTGAGCCATTTCCGGGTTAACCTTCCATTCAGGACTCTTTAAAATTCCCTCACAGGCTCAAGAGGCAGCGGTGGATAGATTTGTCCCGGGGCAGGCGGCATTGAGTTGTAAACCCAATTGATCTTGACCGCCCCGCAAAGGATGCCGGCGCGGCTCTTTAGGCCCAGAAACTCACCGCGCAATAAGACATCTTCCATACTCAAAGCCAGTCCGAGAATGGCAACCGGCGTGCCACGGCGGAGTTGTTCAAGCTCTGCCCCATAGACCCGGGCAGAGAAGAGCAGGTGTTCATACCCTGCTGGTTGTGCCTGGATGACCGGGATGATCATCGGATAGCCATCCTGGTCTATATAAGCTAAAAATTTTAGCGTGTCGAGCCTGGCAAGCATTTGACGTGTCCAAAAATTGAAAACCTGGTTTTGATGGCGCAACGGGGATAAGGTTTTTGCCAGGATGGTCAATATTGCAGCGGGGATGATCTGGTTCATTGGTAGGGGTTGACGACCGATATGGTAGAGAAGATCAAGGTAATAAACCGTGTGAACGCCAAAATAGGAGTTATAGCGGAACATCGGTACGTTATTGTAATAGTCATATTCTGCGCCTTGTCTGGCAGTGTGGGTGAAGGTTGCCTTACCCCGCCAGAGGTCTTTCTGGAGTGTCATCATCAGAAAGCCGACTTTCGGGTTCTCACGGATATATTCTTTGCTTTTTCCCTCAGAAAACTGCCCGAAAGTCAATTGGGTGGCGGTGTTTGGTCGCAGACTGGAAATAAATGTCAGATGAGGTAGACCGTCGGGATTAATGGTTGCCAGCAGCCCGATTTTCAGGAAGGGTTCGAGGAATTTTAGGTCTTCTTCAGAGAAAGAAGAATAGGTTGGATTCATAGGACTTCTCCTTCAGGGTCAAGAACTTCAACACGAGTTGCACCGCTGGGGATGATCAGCTCGGATGGAAACCCCGACGCCCGGGCAGCCTCCGTCAGAGTTGCCAGTTCCTCTGCGGTCAGAAGAGGGGTGTATTGATATTCCCATTCCATTCCCAGACGGCGGTATTTATCCCGGCAGAGGTTGTTAAAGGCGCAAAGTTCCCAGCGCATCACTTTACCGGTCAGGTTCTGAACCAGGAATGCGCCAATGCCTAGCAGATTATCGGGGCGGGCGGTTGCGCCTGGGATAAGCGGCGTGCGTACCCATAAGTGCAGAGTTGGGAAATGATCCATCCATTTACCGATTTGAATCAGATTCTGCAGGATGCGCCGGTTGCCTTGGGAAGTGAAGCGACGGTGTTTTTCTTCATCTATTTCTTTGATATCGTAGAGCAACCAATCGGTATAGGGCAGGATTTTCTCGAATGCTGTAGCCGAAATCATTCCACAGGTGTCGAAGGCGGTAGAAATATGTTCTGATTTGAGACGGCGAAAGAATTCAGCCACAAAGTCGGGTTGTAAGCCGGGTTCTCCGCCGGATGCTGTCACTCCCCCGCCGGAAGTCTCGTAGTAACTGCGATCTTTGAGCACTTCGAAAAGCAGTTCCTCAAGAGTTATTGTGCGTCCGAGCATCTCTAAAGCATTTGCCGGACAGGCTTCTACGCATTTGCCGCAAGCCAGACAATATTCACGGCTGATACGCAGGCTGCCATCCGCGGCGCGGCTTAAATTGCCGTTTGGGCAGGTTTGGATACAGGTGCTGCATCCTATGCAACGGGTTTCCAACCATTGGATTTGGGATTTGACGGACATGCTCTCCGGGTTGTGACACCACGTGCACCGCAGAGGACAGCCTTTGAAGAACACCGTCGTGCGAATACCGGGGCCATCTTCAGTGGAGAAACGTTGCAGGTGAAGAATTCGAGCGGTGAGGACACTCATAGGGGCTTACATCCGATGAGCTTCGCGAGCGATGATTTCATCTTGCAGTTCTTTACCGATCGAGGTGAAATACGCGTTATAGCCAGTTACCCGCACCAACAGATGGCGGTAATTCTCCGGGTGCTTTTGGGCATCGCGCAGGATGTCGGCGTCAATCAGGTTGATTTGCAAGGCAGTGCCGCCGTTCTCTATATACCCGCGCAGGAAGGCTTTGAATTTTTGACGATGCTCAGGATCGCGCAGCAAGGAAGGGCTAAAGGTCATGGTGTGACTACCGCCGTTGGGAAGATAGTTGATATACTTCTCCCAGTCGCCGCCTCCATTTTTGCTCTTACCACCCAGGGCTTTGCCTACCGAGTTGACGTTTGCGGTTGGGCCATTGATGTCAGCACCGTTCGAGGGGCATAGGGCATTCGAGAGGAATTTACCCTTTGGGCGACCATCAGGGCTGGCGGGCAAGATGTATGAATCACCAACCCAGTAATTCCAGGAGAGCATCCCCGGGCGCATTTGTCTGCCTGTCCAGCGGGTTTTGTACTTCCAGGTTTCTTCCGTCCACAATTCCATTACCCGGCGTGCCATTTCATCAGCCTGGTCATCATCGCGGCCGTACTTCGGGGCTTTATTCAAAGCCTGGGCCTGTAATATTTCATGACCAATCCAATTGTCCTTGAGCGCCTGGATGAGCTGAGCCATACTGCATATTTTCTGATCATAAACCAGATGCTTGATCGCCAGGAGCGAGTCGACGGTGGTTGCAAAGGTGACTCCTTCAATGGTAGCAAACCACAGCTCAGGTCCGCCTTGGGTGATGTCCAGGGCTTTTTCGGCGCAACCTCTCACCAGACAAGAGAGATAAGGGGTTGGGGAAAACGTGGCAATCACCCGTTCGGTTTGCTCGAAGAGTTCAACGATTTTCCTGACAATAAAAGCGGTTTGGGTGGCATAAGCTTGCCAGAACTCTTCGAAGGTTTTAAATTGGGTTGCATCTCCAGTGTCGGGACCAAAGCGGACGGGTGGGTCAGTCTTGCCGGTCATTTCATCGGTAAAGGGAATTAAATCATAACCGCCGGTCAGGGCTAACTCAACCGCTTTGAGCAAATTTAGATTCAAGTCCACCGTGCCGGAGCGATCGTTGCCGACCATTGTGTTTTCCAAACAGCCAACCGGTGCGTATTCATAGACATTGCTCTCGTTGATCAAATGTTCTACTCGGGCTTTCCTTGCTTCTCTGAGCATCCCTGCCATGGAACGTTCGTCAAAGTTGAGCAGGAAGGGTGAACCCTGACTGGATGCTATCATCTCGATCAGCTTGTCGAGCAGTTCATCGGGAGTATTACGGTGCAGCCTTACATTGGGTTTTGGCTCCAGGATGGGTGACATTTCATCGATTACTTCCAGGATTGCGTAGGTCAGGTCATTGGTCATATCGCGCCCACCGGCTCCCATTCCCGAAAGCGTTAGCAGTTGACCATAGCCGGCCGTGATGCCCTGATTGCCGCCCGTGCGGATCAGATTATCGTACGCTGTATTGCAATGAATCCAAAAGCACTTTAAAATTTCTTTGCCGAACTCTCGATCCATCCCTTCATCCAGAGATTTTTTCCACAACGGGTAAAGAACTTGATCGATGCGACCGAAGGATAGACCAGGTCCTGGGTAATTTTCTTCGCTCATAATCAGCATGTGCGTTAACCACAGGGATTGCACTGCTTCCCAAAAGGTTTGGGCGGGCTCCCAGGGCACGCGAGCAAGATTTTCTGCCATTTGCAAGAGCTCGGCTTTCCGAATCTTATCCTGCTCTTGTTCAGCAAGTTGCAAACAAACCTGGCGGTATTTCTGAGCGACATCGCGAGCCATCGTGGCTGCCGTTAACATGGCGCGCAATTGGGCGCCTTTGCGTCCTTTTTGTTCTTCAGGCGGCAGTGCCTTGTAGCGTTCCTCCAATTCGGTGTAGATATCCTTCCAACCCTTCTGGATGACGCGAGCGTAATCTGGAATCAGATGTCCGCCGGTGCAACCGGCGTTGCCGTAGCCATGATCGTGGAACCACTTAACCGCCTGGCGGGTGCCGTTCTTGCCATAAACCATTTTCTCGTAAGCTTTGGCTTCAGCTTTATTCAAACAGGTAGAGGTCTGCACATTAAAGCGTGCTCCGGCGATCAGGTCGCCGGGCAGGATTTCATGCGGCAGATAGTTCACCATGACCTCTTTTACAAACCATGCCCGACGTTCCGGTAGACTCCATTTCCAGAATTCGGGATGGAGCTTCACCGGGCGAGCATTTTGGATAAAACACGATCGGAAGGTTTGGAAAAAGGTATAGGTCTCGGGGACGATGTAGTAGGAGATTTCTTCAAATTGAAAGTCCCAGGGTGTGCCGGTTGTCCATGCCGTCGCTTCGTTGTTCCAGCGTCGTTTTACACCTTGAAAGTAATAATCTCTCAACCATTGAATGCGCGGCGAAAGGTTATAAGGGGTCTTGATCGAATATTTTGCTTTCGGTGTTTCGCAGGTCAGGGTTGCCATTTTTTCCTCCAGAAAGGGACAAAAGGTGGCGGGCGCCGTGATTTAACATTTCAGTCATGATCATTGCCGAGATATGAGGATTCAGGTTTTGGATCGCCTGAACGAGTTGACGATGGAAGTCGAAGACTTCCTCAATGATTTTCTTGCCCAGATAATGCTTGAAGAAGCGGCTGGTCAGGTTGGTATAAACCGGTTTGAAGGAGTTGATCACCAGGGGATAAACCAGATTCCCCGAAGCAATGGCGACCAGTTGATGAAACCTGAAATCGATTTCTGCCAGCGCCTGGACATCCTGGCGATTAACCTGTCGTTCCTGTTCGAGCAAGACTTGAAATTGCTCGAGATGTGCCGGGGTGCGGTGAATGGCTGCCAGCCGGGCTGTTTCCACTTCCATTAGAAGGCGCATTTGCAGGAGACTCTCTAAGAACGGTTGGTCAAGCTCACCATTATGATAGGAGATCAGTGCAGTTAACATCGCTAACGAGCCGCTGGTGCGGAAATCGCTAACGAACACCCCGCGGCGAGGAACAATGGTGACCAACCCTTTACTGGCTAAATCCACCAGAGCTTCATGCAGCACGGGACGGCTGACGCCCAGTTGTTCCGCAAGGCGTCTTTCGGGAGGCAGTGCTTGCCCAATCTTCAATTTGCCCGAAAGGATGAGTTCCTGGAGCTTGTTGACACAGGCTTCTTTTAGGCTTTGCACTTGAATGGGTTCAATAAGCGATTCCACCATTCCTCCTGTGGTAAAACCACCAGCCAGGCTAAAGATACTGTATCAAAAATCCAGACCAAAATCAAGTCTGACAAATGTCATGTATTTAAGAGTGGTTTGCCAACGTTTTGGACTAACTTTCCCCTACCGCCGATAAGCCCGGCAGGCGGGTGCGCCGTTCCAGCCATTTCATGATGGCATCTACCAGATAAACCAGGACAAGGTAAAGAATGGCAACTGCTAAATAGGAACTGATCGGATCATAGGTGCGCGAGGCAATCAATTTGGCACGGGTCATTAACTCCGGCACAGCAATGAGGAAAACGACCGAAGTGGCTTTGAGCAGGGAGACCGGCTCGTTTGCCCAGGCCGGGATGGCGAGGCGTAAAGCCTGGGGGAGAATGATATAAAAGACTGCCTTCCACTTGGACATGCCGATGGCGCGGGCAGCTAACATCTGCCCTTCGCCGATGGCGAGAATCGAACCGCGCAGGTATTCTGCCTGATAGGCGCCTGAATTTAGACCCAGCGCCAGGAAGGCAGACCATTCACGGCTGAGGGTGATCCCCAAACCTGGCAAACCATAGTAGAGTAAAAATACCTGTACCAACAAGGGGGTGCCACGAAATAGTTCGATATAGGCGATTGCCAGGTTGCGCCAAAGCCTGCCTCCATAGGTGCGCGCCAGGGTTGCGGCCAGTCCCAGGATAAAACCTGCCAGAACCCCCTCGGCAGTCAGGAGCAGAGTCATCCCCATTCCACTCAGCAGATCTGGAAGAAAGCGAACGAAAAACTCAAGAAAAGCAATCATTTCTTCTCTTTTTTTCCATAAAGTTCGCTGATCTTACCCAGAAACTCCCGCGTGCGGGGGTGTTGTGGGCGTTCAAAGAGATCTTCCGGCGACCCCTGCTCAACGATTCTCCCTTTTTCCATAAAAATAATCCGGTCGGCTACTTCGCGAGCGAAGCCCATTTCGTGGGTAACCACCAGCATGGTCATGTGTTCATGGGCTAATTGTTCCATAACGCCTAAAACCTCGCCGATCAGTTCGGGGTCGAGCGCTGAGGTGGGTTCATCGAAAAGCATAACCAGAGGATCCATAGCCAGAGCCCGGGCAATGGCAACCCGCTGTTGCTGGCCACCTGAAAGTTGAGCGGGGTAGTGATTGGCTCGATCTGCCAGACCTACCCGCTCTAACTCGTGTAAGGCTTTTTGTCTCGCCTGGTCGGGCGGCATCTTTTTGACTTTGGTTAGCCCGATCATGACATTTCCCAGAGCAGTTAGATGATTGAAGAGGAGAAAGTTTTGAAATACCATGCCGATTTTCTGGCGTACCTGGTCGGCATCGACCGAGGGGGCGGTGATTTCCTGTCCTTCGAGAAAGATCTGTCCGTTGTTTACCGGCGTTAGCAGATTTAAGCAGCGCAGCAGGGTGCTTTTTCCCGTACCACTTGGGCCGATAATCACAATGGTTTCACCTCTGTGCACATCTAAGCAAATATCTTTGAAGATGACATTCTCGCCGTAGATTTTGGTCAGGTTTTTTGCTTGCAGGATGTAAGGTGTTTCGCTCATGGCAATCGACTCCTTAGATCATGCCATTGAAGTCGGAAGTTTGGTTTTCTCGGCGAGAAGGTCCAGACCTCGATTGACGAGAAAAACCAGCACAAAGTATATGAGGGCAGCCGCTCCGAAAGCTAAAAAGGGTTGTTGGGTTGTGGCGCTTAATTGTTGAGCGCGGCGTAAGATTTCGGGCACGCCGAGGGCGTATACCAGAGAAGAGTCCTTAAGCACAATCGAAGCTTCGTTTGACCAAGGGGGAATAGCCAGGCGAATAGCCTGCGGGACAATGATATAGCGAATGGCTTGCAAGCGGCTCATTCCAATGGCGCGGGCTGCCGTCATTTGACCCTCGCCCACTGCCTGGAGGGCGCCGCGTAAAATTTCCATTTGATAGGCTGAACTGATGATGCCCAGGGAAATTGATCCAGCCCAGAAGGGCGACAGGTTGACCAGGCGCCCGGAGAGCAGAAAGTACAGGATGAAAAGCAAGGCAATAGGTGGCACGCCGCGCATCACCAGACTATAGACCGCTGCCAGGCGTGAGACCCAAAATCCACCGTAGTTATAGAGCAAGGCAAGCAATAAGCCCAGGATAAGACCGAAGGGTAAGGCTATCAGGGTCACTGCGACGGTGACCGAGGTGCCTTGTAAGATATAGGAAAAGAATTGGTTGAGCATCCTTTGCCAACCGATTGCAAAGATGGGCAGGGTAAATTCCCTGCCCATCCCGCTTCACTGAGTTTTACTCGGTGAAATACTTTTGTGCCAGTTGATCGATGAAGCCTTCTTGCTGTAATTGCTTGAGAATGTCGTTGATCGCCTTGGCAAGTTCGGTGTCCCCTTCCGGGAGAACAATATTCATTGGCCCGCTGGAGAGAACACCGGTGTAGACAATTTTCAAGCCGCCGATCTTCTGAGCCAGCGCTTTGGCAGGGATGGCATCGGCCATCATGACATCAATTCGTCCGCTCTTCAGATCCAGGGCAGCCTGATCGGCGCGGTCATAGCGGAACAGATTTTGTTCGGAGAGCTGCAAAACGTTGGTCAGCCAGTCGTCCTGGGTGGTCCCACTTTGCACGCCAACCTTATATTGAGCGACATCTTCGGGCTTGGTGATATTGCCGGTGAAGGTGTCGGCGACCAAAAAGGCATCTTCTGCCGTGAAGTAGGGTTCGCTGAAATCGACCACTTTGTCGCGCTCTTCGGTGTAGTTGAAAGCTGAAATAGAGCAGTCAATTTTGCCCTCTTGAACGCCGGCGATCAAGCTATCGAAGGGCATATCGACCCATTCGACCTTGACCCCCATCCGTTTGGCAATCTCCTCCATGAGTTCAATGTCAAAGCCGGTTTTATTGCCGCTTTCATCGACGTATTCAAAAGGAGGATAATCGGCGCTGGTGCCAACTTTAATAACGCCCGCTTGTTTGATCTTTTCGAGGTGGCTCTGCGCCCCTCCACCGCAGGCAGCAAGCAACAGGCTGGCCAAAACGACCAAACAGAGCAACCAGGTGAATTTCTTCATTTCTCCATCCTTTTATTGAGGGTTAGATTAATCATCTGTACCATAAACCATACCACAGGATAGGAGGATTATACAAGTGAAAAATGTCATCAAAGGTTGTAAAACGCCCGTCTTATATAATCTGCGGAATCAGGTCAGGGGCTGTCTCCAGGTACAGAATTTCCTGATCATCGTTATAAGAGAGGATTTCAGCATAACGGCCCCAGTTGATCAAGGTCTCTAACTGACGCTCGGCTTCCTCTTTGTGAAATTCAAGTTCTAATGCTGTCAGGATCACCCCCGTTGGCAAAGCCTTTTTATCCGAGGAACTTAACATACTCAACAACCAGCGCACTAAAGGCAGGCGGCGGATGCGGGTAGCAAAGATCTCTTTGCGGGCGAGGATGCTGGCTTCGGCGAAGGTTTCTCCCAAAGGTGTCAACGTAATGTCACCTTTAGCAATCGTTGCAAATCCCAATAATTCAGCAGCTTCGGTCAGGGTTAAGATGTGTCCGGAATCTACATTAAGCTCTTCGCTCAAACGATAGATGTCGGCACGGTTTTGGGGCATCTCGGCCAGGTTTTCAAGGAAACCAGCCAGATCGGTGATGGTCACTTTGGGCAACGATCGGGTAACGCCAGGCTCGCCCGGCGCGCTACCCAATTCAACAATTTCGGGCTGAGTCTGTCCTGCCAACATGCTGTAGACCTGGTCAATGAGGGTTTGAAACTCATCCGATTTTTTCTGGCGTGGGTGAGGCAGCGTGATGGTTAACTCAGATAAAATGCGCCCTGGTTCTTTATCCATCACCACGATCCGATCCGCCATGAAAACCGTCTCTTCAATGTTATGGCTCACCATCAAAATGGCTCTGGTGGGGATTTTGCCGGTTGTCCATAACTCCATTAATTCGTTCCGCAGGGACTCTGCACTGAGGACATCCAGGGCAGAGAAAGGCTCATCCAGGCAGAGCAATTCTG
Coding sequences within it:
- a CDS encoding Glutamine transport ATP-binding protein GlnQ, which translates into the protein MSETPYILQAKNLTKIYGENVIFKDICLDVHRGETIVIIGPSGTGKSTLLRCLNLLTPVNNGQIFLEGQEITAPSVDADQVRQKIGMVFQNFLLFNHLTALGNVMIGLTKVKKMPPDQARQKALHELERVGLADRANHYPAQLSGGQQQRVAIARALAMDPLVMLFDEPTSALDPELIGEVLGVMEQLAHEHMTMLVVTHEMGFAREVADRIIFMEKGRIVEQGSPEDLFERPQHPRTREFLGKISELYGKKEKK
- a CDS encoding Glutamine ABC transporter, periplasmic glutamine-binding protein, coding for MKKFTWLLCLVVLASLLLAACGGGAQSHLEKIKQAGVIKVGTSADYPPFEYVDESGNKTGFDIELMEEIAKRMGVKVEWVDMPFDSLIAGVQEGKIDCSISAFNYTEERDKVVDFSEPYFTAEDAFLVADTFTGNITKPEDVAQYKVGVQSGTTQDDWLTNVLQLSEQNLFRYDRADQAALDLKSGRIDVMMADAIPAKALAQKIGGLKIVYTGVLSSGPMNIVLPEGDTELAKAINDILKQLQQEGFIDQLAQKYFTE
- a CDS encoding / Glutamine transport system permease protein GlnP — its product is MGREFTLPIFAIGWQRMLNQFFSYILQGTSVTVAVTLIALPFGLILGLLLALLYNYGGFWVSRLAAVYSLVMRGVPPIALLFILYFLLSGRLVNLSPFWAGSISLGIISSAYQMEILRGALQAVGEGQMTAARAIGMSRLQAIRYIIVPQAIRLAIPPWSNEASIVLKDSSLVYALGVPEILRRAQQLSATTQQPFLAFGAAALIYFVLVFLVNRGLDLLAEKTKLPTSMA
- a CDS encoding Pyruvate formate-lyase activating enzyme, with the translated sequence MSVKSQIQWLETRCIGCSTCIQTCPNGNLSRAADGSLRISREYCLACGKCVEACPANALEMLGRTITLEELLFEVLKDRSYYETSGGGVTASGGEPGLQPDFVAEFFRRLKSEHISTAFDTCGMISATAFEKILPYTDWLLYDIKEIDEEKHRRFTSQGNRRILQNLIQIGKWMDHFPTLHLWVRTPLIPGATARPDNLLGIGAFLVQNLTGKVMRWELCAFNNLCRDKYRRLGMEWEYQYTPLLTAEELATLTEAARASGFPSELIIPSGATRVEVLDPEGEVL
- a CDS encoding polar amino acid ABC transporter, inner membrane subunit, whose amino-acid sequence is MIAFLEFFVRFLPDLLSGMGMTLLLTAEGVLAGFILGLAATLARTYGGRLWRNLAIAYIELFRGTPLLVQVFLLYYGLPGLGITLSREWSAFLALGLNSGAYQAEYLRGSILAIGEGQMLAARAIGMSKWKAVFYIILPQALRLAIPAWANEPVSLLKATSVVFLIAVPELMTRAKLIASRTYDPISSYLAVAILYLVLVYLVDAIMKWLERRTRLPGLSAVGES
- a CDS encoding ABC-type nitrate/sulfonate/bicarbonate transport system, ATPase component encodes the protein MEKNKPLLKLRHIHQIYTSGSRRFTAVQDVNLTVYEGEFIALLGPSGCGKSTLLRIITGLQKPSEGTVLYRDQPVEGVNPYASIVFQTFALFPWLTVLENVELALKARGVPANIRTPRALDLIDRVGLDGFESAYPRELSGGMRQKVGFARAMAVEPELLCLDEPFSALDVLSAESLRNELMELWTTGKIPTRAILMVSHNIEETVFMADRIVVMDKEPGRILSELTITLPHPRQKKSDEFQTLIDQVYSMLAGQTQPEIVELGSAPGEPGVTRSLPKVTITDLAGFLENLAEMPQNRADIYRLSEELNVDSGHILTLTEAAELLGFATIAKGDITLTPLGETFAEASILARKEIFATRIRRLPLVRWLLSMLSSSDKKALPTGVILTALELEFHKEEAERQLETLINWGRYAEILSYNDDQEILYLETAPDLIPQII
- a CDS encoding Transcriptional regulator, GntR family — its product is MESLIEPIQVQSLKEACVNKLQELILSGKLKIGQALPPERRLAEQLGVSRPVLHEALVDLASKGLVTIVPRRGVFVSDFRTSGSLAMLTALISYHNGELDQPFLESLLQMRLLMEVETARLAAIHRTPAHLEQFQVLLEQERQVNRQDVQALAEIDFRFHQLVAIASGNLVYPLVINSFKPVYTNLTSRFFKHYLGKKIIEEVFDFHRQLVQAIQNLNPHISAMIMTEMLNHGARHLLSLSGGKNGNPDLRNTESKIFDQDPL
- a CDS encoding Dihydroorotate dehydrogenase, giving the protein MRLYPLVREILFRFEPELVHKLILTLIGTSGRIPPIAFVLKSLFSVSPQPVTCFGVTFPNFVGLAAGYDKDGSAWRGLACLGFGHIEVGTVTLKPQPGNPKPRLFRLPEAQALINRMGFPGRGAEVVARQLRRQLPTEVILGVNLGKNKDTPLERAAEDYLALFDIFAPLADYLVVNVSSPNTVGLRQLQARQALEELLSNLNLRRSQAQPEIGRRIPILVKIAPDLSDAELDDVLDVIQNQAMDGVIATNTTIQRQGLIPDVLKLSPRASESGGLSGLPLFSLSLSMVKKIRRRWGTDLPVIGVGGIMGAEQAKAMLEAGANLLQVYTGLVYRGPGLVREIVNQ
- a CDS encoding Pyruvate formate-lyase, producing MRDYYFQGVKRRWNNEATAWTTGTPWDFQFEEISYYIVPETYTFFQTFRSCFIQNARPVKLHPEFWKWSLPERRAWFVKEVMVNYLPHEILPGDLIAGARFNVQTSTCLNKAEAKAYEKMVYGKNGTRQAVKWFHDHGYGNAGCTGGHLIPDYARVIQKGWKDIYTELEERYKALPPEEQKGRKGAQLRAMLTAATMARDVAQKYRQVCLQLAEQEQDKIRKAELLQMAENLARVPWEPAQTFWEAVQSLWLTHMLIMSEENYPGPGLSFGRIDQVLYPLWKKSLDEGMDREFGKEILKCFWIHCNTAYDNLIRTGGNQGITAGYGQLLTLSGMGAGGRDMTNDLTYAILEVIDEMSPILEPKPNVRLHRNTPDELLDKLIEMIASSQGSPFLLNFDERSMAGMLREARKARVEHLINESNVYEYAPVGCLENTMVGNDRSGTVDLNLNLLKAVELALTGGYDLIPFTDEMTGKTDPPVRFGPDTGDATQFKTFEEFWQAYATQTAFIVRKIVELFEQTERVIATFSPTPYLSCLVRGCAEKALDITQGGPELWFATIEGVTFATTVDSLLAIKHLVYDQKICSMAQLIQALKDNWIGHEILQAQALNKAPKYGRDDDQADEMARRVMELWTEETWKYKTRWTGRQMRPGMLSWNYWVGDSYILPASPDGRPKGKFLSNALCPSNGADINGPTANVNSVGKALGGKSKNGGGDWEKYINYLPNGGSHTMTFSPSLLRDPEHRQKFKAFLRGYIENGGTALQINLIDADILRDAQKHPENYRHLLVRVTGYNAYFTSIGKELQDEIIAREAHRM